From Pseudomonas sp. stari2, a single genomic window includes:
- a CDS encoding dipeptidase: MSPAELHADSIVIDGLIIAKWNRELFEDMRKGGLTAANCTVSVWEGFQATVNNIAASQKLIRENSDLVIPVRTTADIRKAKEQGKTGILFGFQNAHAFEDQIGYVEVFKQLGVGIVQMCYNTQNLVGTGCYERDGGLSGFGREIVAEMNRVGVMCDLSHVGSKTSEEVILESKKPVCYSHCLPSGLKEHPRNKSDEELKFIADHGGFVGVTMFAPFLAKGIDSTIDDYAEAIEYTMNIVGEDAIGIGTDFTQGHGQDFFEYLTHDKGYARRLTNFGKIINPLGIRTVGEFPNLTETLLKRGHSERVVRKIMGENWVNVLKDVWGE; encoded by the coding sequence ATGAGCCCAGCCGAATTACACGCCGACAGCATCGTTATCGACGGTCTGATCATTGCCAAATGGAACCGCGAGCTGTTCGAAGACATGCGCAAGGGCGGTCTGACGGCGGCCAACTGCACCGTGTCGGTGTGGGAGGGCTTTCAGGCTACGGTCAACAACATCGCCGCCAGCCAGAAACTGATCCGCGAAAACAGCGACCTGGTGATCCCCGTCCGCACCACCGCCGACATCCGCAAGGCCAAGGAGCAGGGCAAGACCGGCATCCTCTTCGGCTTCCAGAACGCCCATGCGTTCGAAGACCAGATCGGCTATGTCGAGGTGTTCAAGCAGCTCGGCGTCGGCATCGTGCAGATGTGCTACAACACCCAGAATCTGGTGGGTACCGGTTGCTACGAACGTGACGGCGGCCTGTCGGGCTTCGGTCGCGAAATCGTCGCCGAGATGAACCGTGTCGGCGTCATGTGCGACCTGTCCCACGTCGGCTCCAAGACCTCCGAGGAAGTCATCCTCGAATCGAAAAAACCGGTCTGCTATTCCCACTGTCTGCCGTCGGGGCTGAAAGAGCACCCGCGCAACAAGTCCGATGAAGAGCTTAAGTTTATTGCTGACCACGGCGGTTTCGTCGGCGTGACCATGTTCGCGCCGTTCCTGGCCAAGGGCATCGATTCGACCATCGACGACTACGCCGAAGCCATCGAATACACCATGAACATCGTCGGCGAAGACGCCATCGGCATCGGCACCGACTTCACCCAGGGGCACGGTCAGGACTTCTTCGAATACCTGACCCACGACAAGGGCTACGCCCGCCGTCTGACCAACTTCGGCAAGATCATCAACCCGCTGGGCATCCGTACCGTCGGCGAGTTCCCGAACCTGACCGAAACCCTGCTCAAGCGCGGCCACTCCGAACGAGTCGTGCGCAAGATCATGGGCGAAAACTGGGTCAACGTCCTTAAGGACGTCTGGGGCGAATAA
- a CDS encoding DUF5943 domain-containing protein gives MAKIAPQLPIEVDSETGVWTSDALPMLYVPRHFFVNNHMGIEEVLGAEAYAEILYKAGYKSAWHWCEKEAECHGLEGVAVFEHYMKRLSQRGWGLFKIQDIDLDKGTASVKLEHSAFVYVYGKVGRKVDYMFTGWFAGAMDQILAARGSKIRTVAEQVYGGSEEGHDDGLFTVKPL, from the coding sequence ATGGCCAAGATCGCCCCGCAATTGCCTATTGAAGTCGACAGCGAGACCGGTGTCTGGACCTCCGACGCCCTGCCGATGCTGTACGTGCCACGGCATTTCTTCGTCAACAACCACATGGGCATCGAGGAAGTGCTGGGCGCCGAGGCCTATGCCGAAATCCTCTACAAGGCCGGCTACAAATCCGCCTGGCACTGGTGTGAAAAAGAAGCCGAGTGCCACGGTCTGGAAGGCGTCGCGGTGTTCGAGCACTACATGAAGCGCCTGTCGCAGCGCGGCTGGGGCCTGTTCAAGATCCAGGACATCGACCTCGACAAAGGCACCGCCAGCGTCAAGCTCGAACACTCGGCGTTCGTCTACGTCTACGGCAAGGTCGGACGCAAGGTCGACTACATGTTCACCGGCTGGTTCGCCGGGGCGATGGATCAGATCCTCGCCGCTCGCGGCAGCAAGATCCGCACCGTGGCCGAGCAGGTCTACGGTGGCTCCGAAGAAGGCCACGACGACGGCCTGTTCACCGTCAAGCCGTTGTAA
- a CDS encoding lysozyme inhibitor LprI family protein produces the protein MKSIFLALALIATGVHAAEESDNNPCDAVENDVQTLECSTYSRTTAEDLLKDNYKSLNERMQATYGKNPAQLTDITAKLKTAQQQWLKTRDADCAVEAFPATDGSKAFKIAQNDCVARMSDERSEFLESIGQE, from the coding sequence ATGAAATCGATCTTCCTGGCTTTGGCACTGATTGCGACCGGCGTACACGCCGCCGAAGAGTCCGACAACAACCCGTGCGACGCGGTGGAAAACGACGTCCAGACCCTGGAGTGCTCGACCTACAGCCGCACCACCGCCGAAGACCTGCTCAAGGACAACTACAAAAGCCTGAACGAGCGCATGCAGGCGACCTACGGCAAGAACCCGGCGCAACTGACCGACATCACCGCAAAACTCAAGACCGCCCAGCAACAATGGCTGAAAACCCGCGACGCCGACTGCGCCGTCGAAGCCTTCCCGGCGACGGACGGCAGCAAGGCGTTCAAGATTGCGCAGAACGATTGCGTGGCGCGGATGAGTGACGAGCGGTCGGAGTTTTTGGAGTCGATAGGCCAGGAGTGA